The proteins below come from a single Kryptolebias marmoratus isolate JLee-2015 linkage group LG12, ASM164957v2, whole genome shotgun sequence genomic window:
- the LOC108243231 gene encoding uncharacterized protein LOC108243231, whose protein sequence is MTGTEDQLMTGTEDQLMTRTEDQLMTRTEDLLMTRTEDQLMTRTEDQLMTRTEDQLMTRTEDQLMTRTEDQLMTRTEDQLMTMTKIQLMTRTEDQLMTRTEDQLMTRTEDQLMTRTEDQLMTMTKIQLMTRTEDQLMTRTEDQLMTRTEDQLMTRTEDQLMTMTKIQLMTRTEDQLMTRTEDQLMTRTEDQLMTRTEDQLMTMTKIQLMTRTEDQLMTRTEDQLMTRTEDQLMTRTEDQLMTMTKIQLMTRTEDQLMTRTEDQLMTRTEDQLMARTEDQLMTRTEDRNVQLLQELYLAYCLKK, encoded by the coding sequence ATGACCGGGACTGAGGACCAGCTGATGACCGGGACTGAGGACCAGCTGATGACCAGGACTGAGGACCAGCTGATGACCAGGACTGAGGACCTACTGATGACCAGGACTGAAGATCAACTGATGACCAGGACCGAAGACCAACTGATGACCAGGACCGAAGACCAACTGATGACCAGGACCGAAGACCAACTGATGACCAGGACTGAAGACCAACTGATGACCAGGACTGAGGACCAACTGATGACCATGACTAAAATCCAACTGATGACCAGGACCGAAGACCAACTGATGACCAGGACCGAAGACCAACTGATGACCAGGACTGAAGACCAACTGATGACCAGGACTGAGGACCAACTGATGACCATGACTAAAATCCAACTGATGACCAGGACCGAAGACCAACTGATGACCAGGACCGAAGACCAACTGATGACCAGGACTGAAGACCAACTGATGACCAGGACTGAGGACCAACTGATGACCATGACTAAAATCCAACTGATGACCAGGACCGAAGACCAACTGATGACCAGGACCGAAGACCAACTGATGACCAGGACTGAAGACCAACTGATGACCAGGACTGAGGACCAACTGATGACCATGACTAAAATCCAACTGATGACCAGGACCGAAGACCAACTGATGACCAGGACCGAAGACCAACTGATGACCAGGACTGAAGACCAACTGATGACCAGGACTGAGGACCAACTGATGACCATGACTAAAATCCAACTGATGACCAGGACCGAAGACCAACTGATGACCAGGACCGAAGACCAACTGATGACCAGGACTGAAGACCAACTGATGGCCAGGACTGAGGACCAACTGATGACCAGGACTGAGGACCGTAATGTGCAGCTTTTACAAGAACTTTATTTAGCTTATTGtctgaagaaatga
- the LOC108243218 gene encoding tryptase yields MRVFICGVLLVLTVPGSNAQLNVCGTAPLNTNSESRIIGGQDAPAGSWPWQVSLHIQTTLCGGSLINNQWVLTAAQCFTSNSLSDVRVYLGRDTQEGPNPDEVTRSVSVIIKHSNYDEKTKENDIALLQLSSPVNFTDHIRPVCLAAEQSFFPGGLRCWVTGWGDIQTHAYLPSPQRLQEVNVPVVSNIKCRGAYPSVTTNMMCAGPNFRGKGFCQKDFGGPLVTLNATRWVQAGVVSFATGCGYPKFPGVYTRVSQYQNWINRHVGAEQPGYITFYSSSTRTFHCVSPLVPLLLSFLSVLSEDV; encoded by the exons ATGAGGGTCTTTATTTGTGGAGTCCTGCTGGTTCTAACAGTCCCAG GAAGTAACGCACAGTTAAACG tgtGCGGCACGGCCCCcctgaacacaaacagtgaGTCGAGGATAATTGGCGGTCAGGATGCTCCTGCCGGCTCGTGGCCCTGGCAGGTCAGCCTCCACATCCAGACGACGCTCTGCGGAGGCTCTCTGATCAACAACCAGTGGGTTCTGACTGCTGCTCAGTGCTTCACCAG TAACAGCCTTTCAGATGTGAGGGTTTATCTTGGACGGGACACCCAGGAGGGTCCGAATCCTGACGAGGTGACCCGGTCTGTGTCGGTCATCATCAAACATTCGAACTACGATGAAAAGACGAAGGAAAACGACATCGCCCTGCTGCAGTTGTCCTCTCCTGTGAACTTCACAGATCACATCCGACCTGTTTGTTTGGCTGCGGAGCAGAGCTTCTTCCCAGGCGGGCTGAGGTGCTGGGTCACGGGCTGGGGGGACATCCAGACCCACG CTTATCTTCCGTCCCCTCAGAGGCTGCAGGAGGTGAACGTCCCCGTCGTGTCCAACATCAAGTGTCGAGGCGCCTACCCTTCCGTCACAACCAACATGATGTGTGCCGGACCGAATTTCAGAGGAAAGGGCTTCTGCCAG AAGGACTTCGGCGGCCCGTTGGTGACGTTAAACGCCACCAGGTGGGTCCAGGCAGGCGTGGTGAGCTTTGCCACCGGCTGCGGTTACCCAAAGTTCCCGGGAGTTTACACCCGAGTGTCACAGTACCAGAACTGGATCAACCGCCACGTCGGCGCCGAGCAGCCGGGCTACATCACCTTCTACAGCTCTTCGACCAGAACGTTTCACTGCGTGTCCCCGTTggtccctctgctgctgtccttcctgtctgtcctctcAGAGGACGTGTAA